The Salarias fasciatus chromosome 11, fSalaFa1.1, whole genome shotgun sequence genomic interval GGAAAAATGCTTTAGGATTCTCGGGGGGAATAACATGTTTACATTAACTTGCTGTCTtgcagaaaaagaaattgttttatttttttcacaccttTAAGCCTTTTAACTGTTTTCTACGGCTGCAAAATGCTGCATTTGCTTGATCTGTATTGTGATCTGGTCACATCATGGTCATGCCTCAAAGGGAAATTCGTTATAGATAATTTTTTAATGCCTTTATATGtacctttttcatttatgtgAAATGCTTCAGCATTGCACTTTATCACAATGTATTGCTGTAATCTCTGACCTTGGTCTGCAGCAGTGCAGATGGTCCAGTTCACAGCCACACTGCTGGAAGGTGGTCAAACTACCCACGTGCAAAATGACTGTAAAAGTAAAGACCAAAGTCTCAAGAGGCAAGTGTTTATTTGACTGACGGTGGTTTATGTGACTTACTTTTCTCAACGAAAAGTAAAAAGCGAAActgaggagagggagaagcaactgcgaaaaaaaaaaaaatcaacaataaaacaagacaTTTGATCATGAAGTAATTGAATGATTTAAACCTGTCATTCATGTTTCCAACAgacatcctgaaaaaaaaaactaacaaaaacattttaattgaatAGGGTTATCATAAAATCCAAAGCAGAACTTTAATCACTCATGATCACAGTTGGTTTAAATGAAAGTATTAAAAACAGAGTCAACTTCTTagaaagtaagaaaataaattcagtgGTGAATCtcttgtatgtagatacaagaaactgtctgtcctatctccttctctttctgttccctcaccccaaccagaaagccgccacctctgagtctggttctgcaaaggtttcttcctcttaaaagggagtttttcctttccacagttgcttatgctgcttgctcatgtgggtctgttgggtctgctctgtaaaagtgtctcgaaacgactatgttgtaattggcacttcataaataaagctgaattgaattaaattgaattgaatatacgtgtgtgtgtgtgtatgtatttatatatatatatatatatatatatatatatatatatatatatatgtatatcagACAATTAATGTGTTTAACATGTTCAATATTGTAGAATATTGTAGAAACAGGGACCGGATACGTGAAACATAAGACCAGTTTACAATATATTGTAGCAGCCGTGGGGGCTGCTGCATTTATTGACTGTCCCTGCCGCCGCAAAGGCTCATGGGAAGGGAAGCGGGACTGTTTTGGCCGTTTCGGGCCGTTCCGTGTGTTTTGTGTGGTTTATTACcgccgccaaggaggttatgtaatcacttcggtttgttggtttgttggtttgttggttggttggttgggttgttagcaacattatggaataagttatggacggattgcaatgaaactttgtggaaaggtggaccttgggctaacttagaatccattaaattttggtgatgatccggatcactgtctggatccaggaatttttttattgttgttggtgactgatttgagctgtggccgaggtctgtgctctctgagtgccaaattctagtttacgTTTCCTTTTATTGTGGGTGTGTTCTGTTATTGTGGGTGTGTTCTGTTATTTGTTGTTCTGCCGTTGCCACccatttgtgttcattttattcCATTTATGTGCACCGTGGCTCAGAGGGGTCATTTGTGAAGGGACCCGGCCTGCGCGCCACCGGGGAAGGCGCTGGAGTGCGCAGTGGGCTTAGTTGTTGTCACAATaaagctgctgtgtttgtgaaaactgaagagcagaCAATCCTTCCTCGCTTTCTCCACCGCTCGTCGCGAAACGCCACAATATTTAAGATCCTGCATGTGTTGCCTTTTCTATCACAGAACTGCAGTTGTTTTGATAATCCCGAACTATTCACCTGATGAAGACATGCTTCACAGAGACTTTGTGCTGCAATATCTGAACAAACCTGTGATCACTGAATTTGCACGGTCTTTGGCACTGCATGGGAACTTGCACTGAAAGGTGGCAAGTAGGTAATAAAGCCCTGTTGAATTACACCCAAAAAATGGGCCACTGTTtataaatcaaaatgtttcgcgttctctctgtttttctggcTGTGCTGCCGTGTGCAGCAGCGAGCTGCTTGGTTCTTGTGTCCCGGGGCTACAGTGCTGAGCCCAACTACCCCGGTGTCGACTCCAAGGTAACATGTGAGTGCTTGAACAGAATAATATAAAGCATGACACATATCACACTCCTCAGAGTTGTGACACAAactgtctctttctttctttatatgGCGGCAGTATGTTCTGACTGTGTGCCTGCTGGAGACAATAGCCCACCGTTACCTTTACCATTTAACCTTCACATCAACGCCAGAACATTAAGAAAGGACCCACAATTGATTTTCCTAGCCaacaatatgaaaaataaacaataatctgaaagcacatttttgttttgtcatgCAGGAGAGGACAAACAGTAACACAGGCAACCAGCTTAATACCGACTGCAGCTAATAACATCAAGAATAAAATCCTGGATAAGAGTCCTGGTGCAGCATCAGATCAAGTCTTTATCTTGAGTTTGAATCCTGGTTGTAGCAGGATTGCAAAGAACCCTTGTAAATGGATTTGCTTAGACACTCTGACTGGGGTGAAAtatgaaacagtgaaacaacTGATGAagatgtgtctttttttttattgcacattttgCTGATATTAGTGAGCACCCCCAAgggctcaaaaaaaaaaaaacaaaaacaaaaaagcagaaatgatcCTCATCTTTCCATAAATCAGCTTATTTATCTATActgaaactttatttaaattataCTTTATAAACTTTAGATAAACCCTTTGTAAGTAACTTTATATAAAATTCACAGTAGTGAGTAAAAGtcaatttctttgttttcttaaaCTATGTCCACTGTGAAATGATAGAAAAATTTGCCATTTGTCTGAATTGTACAGCATATATATATTTCTTAAGGACCCTTGAGTCAttgtcatctttttttgttgaatatAGTCAAGTTGTTTGATGTTTCATTTAGTTCTCCTTTATCCAACATTCACTCGTTTTGTTTTGCTCTTGGGGATTTACCGTGTTCTATTCATGTTAATCGACTTTGTATGCACTCTAGCATTATTACTTTTCACTGCGGTATAATAATCCTCATGCACATCttaaaagtacttttttttcaaatgactaTTTTGGATAAATGTATACTTATTGATTTAGGTTCACaatttgattcatttctttatGCACAGTTAGATTTGTGAATGAACATGAGGTCGGTTCTGCAACATgcgacacacaaaaaaaaagctaacaGTTACACATCAGACTGAGATTTTTGGACACACTTAACTCTTTTGCAATAGCCTGTTCATAAAAGTCCAGCTTATTGGTAATTTAGGGAAACTGAACTTGTAAAACTTCTGAATCTTTTAAACTGTATAATAAATAAGACCGGTCTCTTTAGAACAATTTAGGGCTATTCTTGCAGGGCGGAATTAatacaaatgtagaaaaaacatttcattgaattttatttataaagcagtAATTACAATACAACCACTACGTGGGTCTTTGACAGATTGATCGGGGAGAGAGAAAAGTGTGTTAAAAAGTCTGACAGTCCAAAAGTTGGACAAAGGCCAAGACAAATTAAATTCATGAATATTTCTGCCATCGCCTCATTTATACCATCTATTGAAATATCGCcaaatttattttattgcaaGGCTCTTTCATCACTTTATTACCACTTTATTTCAGCAGGAAAATGACCGGGCTTATCCTTTTCATACCTTTCCAAGAACGCTGCAGTGAGAAGCACACAGCTGTGAGATACAGTGTTAACCAAATACGAGTCACGATGTGTGCTGAGCCTGTGCAAACTGacctaaaaaaaacccagcaacaTATAACCATTCACGTTTTTAATCATACAATTTAGATAActaattcaaaatgttttttttttgttgttttttttttattgactgttATCCTGTTGTTGAAGAATGAGCTTGAAATTGTCGGTTTAAAAGAGGGTGCCATAATTACagcatatttatttaaatataaatttaatgttctattattaattattattgtcAGTTGGCAGTAATGCTGTACTAGATCACATAAAACAATTCATTTGGCTGTGAGTAGTGAATGGGTTAAACTGTCGACATGAAGTGACAGTAACAGAAAACGTAACAATTATTAAAGTACTTGTTATTGAGAGAaaaataagaattaaaaaaacaatggaaaattacattttaccATGATCcaattcaaaaaagaaaacttcctCATGTATTACAAAATTGGTAACATAACACTTCAATTGTTTGGTTCTATTCTTGAGAATTTTACCTTataagtcataaaaaaaaagaaatgtatttcaACGCCTTGGAACATTTAAAAGAACAGATGTTTAAATATCACAGCCACCTGGAAAGGAaaagcagtagaaaatggatggatggatggatgttgatAATGAAGATAAAATAGAAAGTTTCCATAGTAACTGCCAGCATAATTAGGAATAATGCCAATGCCAGCATTATTCCAAGTCTGTATTTCCGTTCGACTTTGTCAAAATCTGTTTACAAGATATCCAGCGTATGAAACTTCGGCAATAAATCACCTATTTCCCAACAGCACGCCCAGAGATTGGCTGCTCGTTGACCAATGAGGGTGCTGAGAGAGCAGGGCAGCTCTTCCTTGTGGGTATAAATCCAGGCCCCAGCCGAAGTTCCACATCGACAAGATCACACAGCAACCATGATGTCTCTGGTCTTTCTCCTGCTCATCGGAGCTGCCTGTGAGTGTGAACTTTCATTGTAGCAGattgcttcctctctgctcaaCAGTCTGTTGGCCTTTTTCCCAGACCGCAACTTCATCCAACATAACTACACACCTCAAGATGCCACTGTGAATATGATTCACAAGCCTTTCTCACACACAAGGCTTTAGGTGTCGACTCCAAATTAGAGTGCACACAAACAGATGTTGACTGTTTCTTGTGAAAGACTGAAAGTAACCGACTTGCCGgcgtgtgttttcagttgcCGAAGACGACAAGATCGTCGGAGGGTATGAGTGCACCCCTTACTCCGAGCCCCATCAGGTGTCTCTGAACTCCGGCTACCACTTCTGCGGTGGCTCTCTGATCAACGAGAACTGggttgtgtctgctgctcactgctacAAGTCGTGAGTGTATtttaaaaactttgttttccatCTGAGTTGGTTTCTGAAGGGGAACACATTAAATGTGATGGTCGGTCGTGTTATTTGCACTAACTCTCTCTTTTGACCGTTTTCAGCCGCGTTCAGGTGCGTCTGGGAGAGCACAACATCGCCATCAACGAGGGAACCGAGCAGTTCATCTACTCCTCCCGCGTCATCCGCCACCCCAGATACAGCTCCTACACCATCGACAACGACATCATGCTGATCAAGCTGAGCACCCCCGCCAGCCTCAACCAGTACGTGCAGCCCGTGGCTCTGCCCTCCAGCTGCGCCGCCGACGGCACCATGTGCAGAGTCTCCGGATGGGGAAACACCATGAGCGCCAGTAAGTTCCAGCAGCACTGCGCTCAGACTGAACTGTCATCACTGACGTGGAGCTTCGTTCTCACATGAGCCCGTTCTCGTTCTCCAGCTGCTGACAGCGACAAGCTGCAGTGTCTTGACATCCCCACCATTTCCTACAAGGACTGCGACAACTCCTACCCTGGCA includes:
- the LOC115396687 gene encoding trypsin-1; the encoded protein is MMSLVFLLLIGAAFAEDDKIVGGYECTPYSEPHQVSLNSGYHFCGGSLINENWVVSAAHCYKSRVQVRLGEHNIAINEGTEQFIYSSRVIRHPRYSSYTIDNDIMLIKLSTPASLNQYVQPVALPSSCAADGTMCRVSGWGNTMSATADSDKLQCLDIPTISYKDCDNSYPGMITDAMFCAGYLEGGKDSCQGDSGGPVVCNGELQGVVSWGYGCAEAGHPGVYTKVCIFNDWLESTIASY